The nucleotide sequence GCCCAACGGCCTGACCGTCGGCTGCGAGTCGCTCTACGTGTCGTACGCGCCCACGTCCGCGGGCACGCTGTTCGCCTGCGCGGCGGTGGGGATGCTGGTGGGGGACGTGACCGTGGGCCGGCTCCTGTCCCCGGAGGCCCGCGCCCGCCTGGCCACCCCGCTGCTCCTCCTCCTGGCGGTGCCCTACCTGGCCTTCGCGGCCCACCCCCCGCTGCCGCTGGCGATGCTGTGCGTGACGCTCGCCTCGGTGGGCTTCGGCGCGAGTCTGGTCCAGCAGGAACGCCTGATGGCCCTGACCCCGGGCGACCTGTCCGGCCATGCCCTCGGCCTGCACTCGGCGGGCATGCTGACCCTGCAGGGGGTGAGCGCGGCGGTGGCGGGCTCGCTGGCCCAACTGATCTCTCCGGCGACGGGGATGACCTTGATGGCGGGGGCGTCGGTGACGGTCACGGTGGCGCTGGCCCTGGCGGGGCGCGAAGGGCGGTCACAGGTCCGGAATACGCGCGGCCGGCTGGACGCTGAGGTATGAATGGCCGATATGCCGGTAAATGCCCCCGTACCTCCCGACCGGGCCGCCGTCCAGGCCCGCCTCGCCGCCGAGCGCGCCGCCACGCAGACCCAGATCGAGGCGCTGAGCAGGGACTTCACGGCGATCGTCGAGGCGAACGCCCTGGTCGCCGTGGACGACGAACACGACCCGGACGGCGCCAGCACCGCCTTCGAACGCGCCCACGTGGCCTCCCTCCTCGCCCAGGCCCGCACCCACCTGGAACACCTCGACGAAGCCCTGACCCGCCTGACGGAGGGGACCTACGGCATCTGCGAGACCTGCGGCACCGAGATCCCGCCGGAACGCCTGGAGGTACGGCCGGCGACCACGCGGTGTGTGGGGTGTGCGGGGGTGCGCTAGGGGGACCTCCCGAGGTCCGGGGCCTGTCTGACACGATCGGGCGTGCGGGCGGATCGCCGCGCGCGGCGGTGGCAGGGCGGACGCGGGAGCGGGAAGTGCAGCACTCAGAGGGCCAGGTCGCCCCGGTCGAGCCGGTAACGGCCGTGCCGGACAAGGGGGATGAGGACCGGACGGCGAAGCGTGCCGTGACCGTCTTCCCTGTGCTGGTGCTCGCCGCGGGCGCTCTCGGGATGCTCTTGCCGTCGACCTTCGCCGAAGGGAAGACCGCGGTTCCCTACCTGCTCGGCGTCGTCATGTTCTGCATGGGGCTGACGATGACGTCGGAGGACTTCCAGGGCGTCGTCAAGCGTCCCTGGGCCGTCGCCCTCGGCCTGGTGGCCCACTACGTGATCATGCCGGGCCTGGGGTGGGCGATCGCCGAACTGCTCGACCTGCCCCCGGCGCTGGCCGTCGGCGTCATCCTCGTCGGCTGCACCCCGAGCGGCACGGCGTCCAACGTGGTGACCTTCCTGGCCAGGGGAGACGTGGCCCTGTCGATGTCGGTGGCGACGGTCTCCACCCTGCTCGCCCCGCTGGTCACCCCGTACCTGGTCCTGCTGCTCGCCGGCCACATGCTGGACGTCGAGGCGGGCCCGATGGTCGTCGACATCCTGAAGACGGTCCTGGTCCCGGTGGTGGCGGGCCTCCTGGTGCGCCGCCTGGCCGCCACCCTGGTGCGCCGCTGCCTCCCCGCCCTGCCCTGGCTGTCCGCCGGGACGGTCGCGGTCATCGTCCTGATCGTGGTGGCGGCGAGCGCCTCCGCGCTCAAGGACGCGGCCGCGATCGTCCTGCTCGCGGTGGTCCTGCACAACGCCTTCGGCCTGGCCCTCGGCTACGGAGCGGCCCGCCTGGCCAGGCTCGACCCGGCGGCGAGCCGGGCCATGGCCTTCGAGGTCGGCATGCAGAACTCGGGCCTGGCCGCGTCCCTGGCGGCCACGTACTTCACCCCGCTGACGGCCCTTCCGGCCGCGGTCTTCTCGGTCTGGCACAACCTGTCGGGCGCGGTGGTGGCGGCGTGGATGAACCGGCGCGCGGCGTAGGGGCGTTCGGAACGCGAAACGGGCCGGGCGGCTGATCAGCCGCCCGGCCCGTTCCGCGTTCCGGTGTGTCCTACTTCTTCACGGGGGCCAGGCAGAGGACGAACTTCTCGGCGTCCCACTCCTGCGCGAGGGCGGCCTCACCGACCGTGCACGCGTTGACGTCGAAGGTGTCCTTGACGACCTTGATGACCTTGTAGTTGGCGTCCTTGTCGTCGCAGCCCTTGACGTCGACGTCGGGGTCGTTCTCGCCGCCGGTGACCCGGACGCAGTCGCCGGCCTCGGCGTGCACCGGGGAGTTGAAGGCGTACGCGATGCCGACCTTCACCACCACGGCCACGACGAGCAGAGCCACGATGCTGAGGAACTTCTTCACCTTGCTCGGCTTGGCGGGCGCGGGTGCGGGCACGGGCGCGGCCCCCTGGAAGGGCTGACCCTGCTGGAACTGGGGGTCCTGCGGGGCAGCGGGGGGCGTCGGAGCGCTCATCGTCGGTCTTTCTGAGAGTTTCATGAAGAATCGAACGCGCGCACGTTACCCGATAAATAAGAGTCATATAAGTGCTGCGACGGCCGCCTCGCGGCTATGCCGCCGTCGAACGGGGCTGGGTGTCCGGGATCCGTGAGGTGAAGAACATCGCGAGGAGCGCGGCGAAGGCGAGGATGGCCAGTGCGGCGCGCAGACCGTCGATTCTGGCCTCGGTGTTCGCGTCGAGTGCCGCCCGCGTCACCTCCGTGCTCGTGCCCGCTTCCGTGAGGGCGGACTTGAGCTGGGCGTCCGACAGGAACGGTGCTCCGCTCTGGAGTTCGACGGTCGCCTGGCTCTTGACCTCGGCCGGGATCGCCGGATTCCGCTCCACGCTGGTGAGGAAGGAGCTCGTCAGCGCGGCGATCATGATCGACCCGGCGAGCGCGGTACCGATCGAGGCACCGAGGTTGGTGACCGCGTTCTGGACGCCGCCCACCTCCGCGCTCTGCGTCTCCGGCACCGCGGACACGGTGACCGCCCCGAGCTGGGACGCCAGCGCGCCCATGCCCAGCCCGATCAGCAGGAGGGGGACGGCGACGATCTCCGCTCCGGCGTCCGCGTCGAGCGCGCCCATCAGGGCCACCGCGCCCGCGAGCAGCGCGAGGGTCCCGAGCCGCACCACCCGCCGAGGTGAGACGTCCGGGAAGAAGCGGGGGATCAGGACGGCGGCCGCCAGCAGCGTCACGGAGAGCGGCAGGATGCGGGCACCGGTCTGGAGCGCGGACAGGCCCAGGGCGACGGACAGGTAGAGCGGTACGACGAAGAAGACGCCCATCTGGACGAGGTACTGGAAGAAGAACATCGTCAGTCCGCCGGTGAACTGCCTGTTGCGCAGCATGCCCGGGTCGATGAGCGGCTCCCCGCGCCGCTCCACCATGCGGGCCTCCCAGCGGAGGAACAGCCAGATCAGGAGCAGACCGGCCAGCATGAACCACACGACCAGCGAGATCCCGAGCCCCGAGGGCGCGCCGGGCTTCGGCTGGAACCATCCCCACTCGTCCGAGCGGAGCACGCCGTAGACGAAGAGCCCGAGCCCGAGCGCGGAGAGCACGGCGCCGACCAGGTCGATGCGCGGGCGTTCACCGACCGGCGCGTCGGCGATGCGGCCGGCGAGCCCCAGGATGCCGAGCACCATCACGACCTCACCGGCGAAGACCCACCGCCAGGAGAAGTACGTCGTCGCGACACCCCCGATGAGCGGCCCCACCGCGATCGCCACGGCGCCCGCGGCCGCGACGAGACCGTAGGCGGCGGGACGGCGTTCGGCGGCGAAGTTGCTCGCCACGAGCGCCACGATCGCGGGCAGGATGAGTGCCGCCCCGATCCCTTCGAGGAGCGACCAGCCGAGCAGCAGCACGGGCAGGTTCGGCGCGAGCGCGGTGGTGAGGGAGCCGCAGCCGTAGACGACGCAGCCGATCATGAACGCGCGTCTGCGGCCGATCAGCGCCCCCGCCTTGCCGCCGGGGATCATGAACATCGCCATCACGAGGGTGTAGGCCGTGATGGCGCCCTGCACACCCGTCACCGTGGTGCCCACGTCCTCGGCCACCGTCGCGATCGAGACGTTCATGACCGAGCTGTCGAGCGCCATCAGGAACTGACCGGCCGCGAGGGCCAGCAGGACGATTCGCGCCGTCGCCGGACTGCCGGCGGTGCCTGCTCCGGATGCCATGCGCGCATCGTTCCAGCCGCCCGGGAGAGCGCTCCGCGACCCGCCCCGGAGGTCGACCGGTTGGCGGACCGAGGCCGGCGGGATCACTCGGGCCGGGCGGCCGGGGGTTCCTCCGCGGGGAGCCGGCCCGCGCGTACGGCGTCGACCAGGGTCTGGTGGTCGCGCTCGTTCTGGTCGGCGTACGCCTCGGCGAAGGTGGCCAGTGCCCGGTCGAAGGAGTCACCGCCGCCCAGGTAAGCGGCGATCGCGACGCGGTCGCCGGACCGCGCGTGCGCACGGGCCAGGGTGAACCCGCACAGCTCGCCGAACACCCGCATGTCCTTCGGCCGCATCCGTTCCGGCACGGCGATGCCCTTCCAGTCGCGCAGTTGGCGGACGTAGAAGTCGCGCTGCCTGCCGTCGATCCCGTCCACTCTCTCCCAGCCGAGGAAGATGTCGCTCGTGGCCTGCATCAGCCGCTGGCCCGAGACCACCCGCTCGCCCTGGTTGCGGTACCGGCTCTCGCCGAGGTGCGCGGCGAGCACGGAGGTGTCGGCCTCCTTGGCCTGGAGGAAGAGCGGGTCCTGGTCGTCCCGGCCGAGGAGCAGGAAGATCCAGCAGCGGGTGCCGACGCTGCCGACGCCGACCACCTTGCGGGCGACGTCGGCCAGGCGGTAGTCCGCCAGGAGTGTGCGCCGGTCGGAGGCGAGCGTGCGGCCGTACCGTTCGACGAGGCCGCGGAACCGGCTTTCCAGCGCGCTGCGTTCGACCTCCGGCAGCAGGTCACCGGCCGGGACGAGCAGCGGGGGGTCCGCCGCAATCCTGGGCCGGCCGTCGACCGTCTCGGTGAGCTTGTCGAAAGCCTGCAGGCTGTCGCGGGTGCGGGCCTTCGCCATGGCGCGGGCCAGGTTCCTGCGACCGCTGTCCGTCCCGCGCAGCCGGCCCGCGACCAGGGACTCCAGGAGGTCCGGGCCGATCTTCGCGTACCAGACGTCGAGGTTGCGCATGCCCGCGAACCGGATCATCGCCTCGCGGTACGAACGGACCGTGGAGTTCACGATGCGGGCGCGCTCGGCGTCGTCGAAGCCGTTCGCCCGGCCCGCGACGACCAGGCTCGCCGAGAGCCGTTTGACGTCCCATTCCCAG is from Streptomyces seoulensis and encodes:
- a CDS encoding bile acid:sodium symporter family protein, coding for MPDKGDEDRTAKRAVTVFPVLVLAAGALGMLLPSTFAEGKTAVPYLLGVVMFCMGLTMTSEDFQGVVKRPWAVALGLVAHYVIMPGLGWAIAELLDLPPALAVGVILVGCTPSGTASNVVTFLARGDVALSMSVATVSTLLAPLVTPYLVLLLAGHMLDVEAGPMVVDILKTVLVPVVAGLLVRRLAATLVRRCLPALPWLSAGTVAVIVLIVVAASASALKDAAAIVLLAVVLHNAFGLALGYGAARLARLDPAASRAMAFEVGMQNSGLAASLAATYFTPLTALPAAVFSVWHNLSGAVVAAWMNRRAA
- a CDS encoding DUF2252 domain-containing protein, with protein sequence MSRSAATAMRVSPGTTPADRAALGKAARRRSPRSSHSVYRPAPDRPDPLTVLEAQSASRVPELVPIRYGRMTESPFRFYRGAAAIMASDLAGTPVSGLTAQLCGDAHLLNFRLLASPERQLVFDINDFDETLPGPWEWDVKRLSASLVVAGRANGFDDAERARIVNSTVRSYREAMIRFAGMRNLDVWYAKIGPDLLESLVAGRLRGTDSGRRNLARAMAKARTRDSLQAFDKLTETVDGRPRIAADPPLLVPAGDLLPEVERSALESRFRGLVERYGRTLASDRRTLLADYRLADVARKVVGVGSVGTRCWIFLLLGRDDQDPLFLQAKEADTSVLAAHLGESRYRNQGERVVSGQRLMQATSDIFLGWERVDGIDGRQRDFYVRQLRDWKGIAVPERMRPKDMRVFGELCGFTLARAHARSGDRVAIAAYLGGGDSFDRALATFAEAYADQNERDHQTLVDAVRAGRLPAEEPPAARPE
- a CDS encoding LppU/SCO3897 family protein, producing MSAPTPPAAPQDPQFQQGQPFQGAAPVPAPAPAKPSKVKKFLSIVALLVVAVVVKVGIAYAFNSPVHAEAGDCVRVTGGENDPDVDVKGCDDKDANYKVIKVVKDTFDVNACTVGEAALAQEWDAEKFVLCLAPVKK
- a CDS encoding TraR/DksA family transcriptional regulator — protein: MADMPVNAPVPPDRAAVQARLAAERAATQTQIEALSRDFTAIVEANALVAVDDEHDPDGASTAFERAHVASLLAQARTHLEHLDEALTRLTEGTYGICETCGTEIPPERLEVRPATTRCVGCAGVR
- a CDS encoding MFS transporter, with the protein product MASGAGTAGSPATARIVLLALAAGQFLMALDSSVMNVSIATVAEDVGTTVTGVQGAITAYTLVMAMFMIPGGKAGALIGRRRAFMIGCVVYGCGSLTTALAPNLPVLLLGWSLLEGIGAALILPAIVALVASNFAAERRPAAYGLVAAAGAVAIAVGPLIGGVATTYFSWRWVFAGEVVMVLGILGLAGRIADAPVGERPRIDLVGAVLSALGLGLFVYGVLRSDEWGWFQPKPGAPSGLGISLVVWFMLAGLLLIWLFLRWEARMVERRGEPLIDPGMLRNRQFTGGLTMFFFQYLVQMGVFFVVPLYLSVALGLSALQTGARILPLSVTLLAAAVLIPRFFPDVSPRRVVRLGTLALLAGAVALMGALDADAGAEIVAVPLLLIGLGMGALASQLGAVTVSAVPETQSAEVGGVQNAVTNLGASIGTALAGSIMIAALTSSFLTSVERNPAIPAEVKSQATVELQSGAPFLSDAQLKSALTEAGTSTEVTRAALDANTEARIDGLRAALAILAFAALLAMFFTSRIPDTQPRSTAA